The following nucleotide sequence is from Salvia miltiorrhiza cultivar Shanhuang (shh) chromosome 7, IMPLAD_Smil_shh, whole genome shotgun sequence.
AGCGGAATTGCGTGGGCAAAACAGCGCTGCAAATCTTGAATCAGAGCCCTCCAGCTACAATTGCTAGCTATTCAGAAATGAGGAGAATCTTAAGAACTTTGTTAGGACCACCATCGGTCAAAATCCTGCCCAAGATCAACGACGCCGCCATGGTGGTGGTGGTCCTGATAGCAACAATGGCGTTCCAGAACACCGTCAACCCACCCGGCGGCGTGTGGCAGGACAACACATCCTCACACGAGGCTGGCAATGCTGTGATAGCATACACTCATCCCTACATCTACAAACATATGCTACGTGCTAACACCGTAGCATTTGTTTCATCTCTCGTCACAATCTTCCTCATCACCACCGGATTGCCATCCATGAGCTTCACCTTCTTGATGACCGCCTTGTGTGCTATGTGGGCGTCGATGACGGCTATTGCAGTGAGTTACGGAGCTTCGATACTGGCGATCACCCCCAACGCGGACACGGAATCACCCGCTGCCGGCGTTGTTGTTAGGATTGTAGTTTCTCTTTCCCTTTCCATCCTCGTACTCATATTCTTGTTTGCTCGAATAACACGGTGGTACTTCATGTGGATGAGAAGAACACGGCATCAGGAAGATCTTACAACTGACCCTCTACCCTTACGCCTCCTCTACTGGATTTTTCAACATTTAAGACGAACAGATGTTTCAGAGAACAATGTTAACCGTTGAGGAGGCGTTTAGTTTGAaagacatgattgataaaataactCACTCTAATCAAGTGTTTGCAATAATTCAAATGAGTGATTATTTACCACTTTAAAATTGGCtagattaattattttgttggaGTTGACTTATCTAACTCCATAAATATCTCACTTGTTAGtgtgttttttgtaaataattagcTCTTGAATCCAGTTTGTGTTTGTTAGTGAGAGTGTCTAGAGTTTAATACCTAGTTCATTGTAAAGGTATTGAACGTGAGTGTCATTCTCCCTTTAGTCATTTTGCCATAAGGCGTTCTTCAAGTTattttataacttgaagaaatttttccaaaaattgtgttcgtttatttccgctgcaaagATTTACTCTGTGCTGTTTGGTGTGTTACTTTAACACAAGATTTCCGTTTGGTTTCGTGTGGAGCAACACTTTCATATTTAATCGCCCCTCTAATCCTATGAATCTTATCTATTTCATCCACCAAACCAAACGCCTCTCGAGTGATctatatcttttttatttttgagtgaGATGAAAATATAATTACATAAACATTGTTCAATTTTAAATCTAATTTGTTCTTAATTCACCAAACTAAACGCCCGGCGTTGTTGTTAGGATTGTAGTTTCTCTGCCCCTTTTCATCTTTATATTCATGTTCTTGTTTGCTCGAATAACAGGCATCATGAGGAAGAGAATAACACGGCATCACGAAGATCTTACAACTGTGTCCCTCTATCCTTACGCCTCCTCTACTGGATTTTTCAACATTTAAGACGAAGGGATGTTGCGTCATCTCCCACGCTCTCTTCGTTAACTCCTTGATGAACACCTCACACGCCTTGGAGAAGACGATGGGGGCCTCGTATGAATTAAATGGAGGAAAAATTCCAGAATTCCAACGAGTTTGACAACCAGGGTCACCACTAAAAAATCATATTCCAAATCACCGCAAATCCCAATCCACGAAAAATCCAAGGAAATTCTAGCGATTCCTCGCAGTTCCCTGCGTCTCCCAGAAATTCTCCAAATCAGATCCAAAACTGCTATCTTCTTCCACAAAATTGGAAAAGTTCATATCCACAACTGCTATCATCGTCGTAGTAAAATCCGTGTGGTTATCTATTTTTCTCCGCACCGCTACCACTTGCAGCCGCCTCAAGGTCACCGACGACCAGCTAGTTTGGGAGATGGAGAAGATGCTGGTGAAGATGAGGGGTTCCACcttttgcaaaataaaaaaatttaaaaaattaaaatagttaacggtgttaaacggCCGCTAGGGTGGAGGGTGTAATTGCACCAAATTAAGGACttcgggggtttagttgaaTCCAAATCAAGTATAAGGTGTTATACGTGATAAGGGTCTCTATGTTAGAAGCGTATTTGACACTTAACGCTTATTTTGAATTGATTTAACTATGGCATTTGGAACTTACTTATGAATGAAGTCAGCTTTTTGAAATTAGAATCTACTTTGGATCTTATCTATGAATCAAGTAATGAAGCTACTTCGGATCTTTTGTCACTCCGCTAAGAATGAAAACCAGGATACATATGACCATCAATTTCATACATGTTTACAATTATTTTTACTGATTTATTTGATAATCTTGCTGAAGATGTTAATGACGCTTCTTTGTGCTTCACttgaattgaatattttagATAATCTTGGGGTTAAATGCTtcttcttgcaatttattttaattagttaattgtTGATGTACCAACTTTGGGAAAATAATTTGCAATAATTTGATAAATGAGTTTACttataaatgttttttttttttttgtgatactccctctgtcccatgaatcttgacacgtttggtttcggcacgggaattaagaagttgtagattagtgttttaagtttGTAAtcaataaagtataaaagtgataaagtaggagaaagaaggtaataaattaaagtaataaagtaagagatagaaagtgataaaggtgataaagtaggagagagaatgtaataattattacccaaaatagaaatttgtcaagattcgtgggacggcccaaaaagaaaaacgtgtcaagattcgtgggacggagggagtatatttaattagttgatACCTATAATTTATACGTAGAAATAATTtgctataatttataattttgtcTTGCTATCATGACTCTGATTTACTTgaatattattttagttaatcgaatgttttgaaatttcatgtttttttagttt
It contains:
- the LOC130995107 gene encoding ankyrin repeat-containing protein NPR4-like; translation: MRGQTAIVEEVLKMNPSLARILDSQQSSPLHIAAAQGHVEISRKLLSVAPVTRWWQDCHDMNPVHIAAINGHVEMLGHLLVESLLPAMERVGRGQTVLHLCVKHGQLTTLQVLGEKLWELMDEVDEDGETLLHLAVRSNQLEILQYLGESNKIRRRKRNCVGKTALQILNQSPPATIASYSEMRRILRTLLGPPSVKILPKINDAAMVVVVLIATMAFQNTVNPPGGVWQDNTSSHEAGNAVIAYTHPYIYKHMLRANTVAFVSSLVTIFLITTGLPSMSFTFLMTALCAMWASMTAIAVSYGASILAITPNADTESPAAGVVVRIVVSLSLSILVLIFLFARITRWYFMWMRRTRHQEDLTTDPLPLRLLYWIFQHLRRTDVSENNVNR